A window of Betaproteobacteria bacterium contains these coding sequences:
- a CDS encoding tripartite tricarboxylate transporter substrate binding protein, with the protein MKRLGFVVALFALAFSVDGSLAQSGTAAKYPERPLRYIIPFPPGGSTDIVGRIVAAALTEDLGQQVVIDNRAGAGGTVGAEIAARATPDGYTIFACNIASLAVSPALYKKLGYDAANDFTPIGLVGSNPNSLVVHPSVAAKSVSEFIALAKSQPGKLNYGSAGVGTSPQLSMELFKMNAGIDVTHIAYKGAGPAVADLLGGHLHAMFATVPSVLGGIRAGRIRVLAVTSRKRAPDLPDVPTLAESGMPDFEVISWQGLCTPKGAPKQAVERLRAALSASLERPATRKQLADQGIQPEDRTAEQFASFIRSEHAKWAKVVKDIGIKPK; encoded by the coding sequence ATGAAGCGGTTAGGCTTTGTCGTTGCATTGTTTGCACTGGCATTTTCGGTCGACGGTTCACTGGCCCAATCCGGCACGGCGGCAAAATATCCGGAGCGACCGCTGCGCTACATCATCCCCTTCCCGCCGGGCGGCTCCACCGACATCGTCGGGCGCATCGTGGCTGCGGCGCTGACCGAAGACCTGGGCCAGCAGGTCGTCATCGACAATCGGGCCGGTGCGGGCGGCACCGTTGGCGCCGAGATCGCCGCCCGCGCCACGCCGGACGGCTACACGATCTTCGCCTGCAATATCGCATCGCTCGCCGTCAGCCCGGCGCTCTACAAGAAGCTGGGCTACGATGCCGCCAACGATTTCACGCCGATCGGCCTGGTGGGCAGCAATCCCAATTCGCTCGTCGTCCATCCCTCGGTTGCCGCCAAGTCGGTGTCCGAGTTCATCGCCTTGGCAAAATCCCAGCCGGGCAAGCTCAATTACGGTTCGGCTGGTGTCGGTACGTCTCCGCAATTGTCGATGGAGCTGTTCAAGATGAACGCGGGCATCGACGTCACCCACATTGCCTACAAGGGCGCCGGGCCCGCGGTCGCGGACCTGCTCGGCGGCCATCTGCACGCCATGTTCGCCACCGTGCCGTCCGTGCTGGGTGGGATTCGCGCGGGCAGGATTCGCGTGCTCGCCGTAACGTCCAGGAAGCGTGCCCCCGATCTGCCCGATGTGCCGACGCTGGCAGAGTCCGGCATGCCGGACTTCGAGGTCATCTCCTGGCAGGGATTGTGCACGCCGAAAGGAGCGCCGAAACAGGCGGTCGAACGGCTGCGCGCGGCACTGTCCGCGTCGCTCGAGCGGCCTGCAACGCGCAAGCAGCTTGCCGATCAGGGCATCCAGCCCGAGGACCGCACTGCGGAGCAGTTCGCGAGCTTCATCCGCTCCGAGCACGCCAAGTGGGCGAAGGTCGTGAAGGACATTGGCATCAAGCCGAAGTGA
- a CDS encoding 2-dehydro-3-deoxyglucarate aldolase: MRTNTLKQKLREGKPAFGVMITFPSPPIVEMLGYLGFDWVLIDNEHGSIGVETAEDMIRAGELTGIAPIVRPVANKPDVIAPFLDRGAWGVQVPHVNTRAEAEAAVAACKYFPEGSRGIYSRGRPAEYGIGGTTPEYVKAANANTLVCLMLEEVEAIRNIDEIVTVKGIDVLFIGSGDLSQSMGYPGQQTHPEVQALMEDGVKRIRSAGVVAGVSCPDALVPKFLGLGVQYFHGNVANLLQSAGDAYLKTMRKAAGS; this comes from the coding sequence ATGCGAACCAACACGCTCAAGCAGAAGCTGCGCGAGGGCAAGCCCGCCTTCGGCGTGATGATCACCTTTCCATCGCCGCCGATCGTGGAGATGCTCGGCTACCTGGGATTCGACTGGGTGCTGATCGACAACGAGCACGGCTCGATCGGCGTCGAGACGGCGGAAGACATGATCCGCGCCGGCGAGCTGACCGGTATTGCGCCGATCGTGCGCCCGGTGGCGAACAAGCCGGACGTCATCGCGCCGTTCCTCGATCGCGGCGCATGGGGTGTGCAGGTTCCCCATGTGAACACGCGCGCGGAGGCCGAGGCGGCGGTCGCGGCGTGCAAGTACTTTCCCGAGGGAAGCCGCGGGATCTACAGCCGTGGCCGGCCCGCCGAATATGGGATCGGTGGAACGACCCCGGAATACGTCAAGGCGGCGAACGCGAACACGCTCGTCTGCCTCATGCTGGAGGAAGTCGAGGCCATCCGCAACATCGACGAGATCGTCACCGTGAAGGGCATCGACGTGCTCTTCATCGGCTCGGGCGATCTATCCCAGTCGATGGGTTATCCCGGCCAGCAGACCCATCCCGAGGTGCAGGCGTTGATGGAAGACGGCGTGAAGCGCATCCGCAGCGCGGGTGTCGTCGCCGGCGTGAGCTGCCCGGATGCCCTGGTGCCCAAGTTTCTCGGCCTGGGCGTCCAGTACTTCCACGGCAACGTCGCCAACCTGCTGCAAAGCGCCGGCGACGCCTATTTGAAGACGATGCGCAAGGCCGCGGGCAGCTGA
- a CDS encoding SDR family oxidoreductase encodes MKIDLTGRRALIAGASRGIGLAIAKAFAAAGADVAICARQSAPLQAAAEALNGFNHRVSARTCDLAQPDQVRDWVEAAAKDLGSIDILVNNASGFGRSDDEAGWAVSLQVDLMAAVRASHAALPYIEKQGGSIVNISSTSALHASTRTPPYGAVKAALVHYTRTQAALLAAKRIRVNCIAPGSIFFEGGTWDVARQQNPALYERTLARIPSGRYGTPEEIANVATFLVSDQASWVTGQTIAVDGGQTL; translated from the coding sequence ATGAAGATCGACTTGACCGGGCGCCGAGCGCTCATCGCGGGAGCGAGCCGCGGCATCGGGCTTGCCATCGCCAAGGCGTTTGCCGCGGCCGGCGCGGACGTGGCGATCTGCGCGCGCCAGAGCGCTCCGCTGCAAGCGGCGGCCGAGGCGCTCAATGGGTTCAACCATCGCGTGAGCGCGCGCACCTGCGACCTCGCCCAACCCGACCAGGTCCGCGACTGGGTGGAAGCGGCTGCGAAGGATCTGGGTAGCATCGACATTCTGGTCAACAATGCCTCGGGCTTCGGCCGCTCCGACGACGAGGCCGGCTGGGCCGTGAGCCTGCAAGTCGACCTGATGGCGGCGGTGCGCGCGAGCCACGCGGCGCTGCCTTACATCGAAAAACAGGGCGGCAGCATCGTAAACATCTCCTCGACCTCGGCGCTGCACGCCTCCACGCGCACGCCGCCCTATGGCGCGGTCAAGGCGGCTCTCGTTCACTACACACGCACGCAAGCGGCGCTGCTCGCCGCCAAGCGCATCCGCGTCAACTGCATCGCGCCCGGCTCGATCTTCTTCGAGGGCGGCACCTGGGATGTCGCCCGGCAGCAGAACCCTGCACTTTACGAGCGGACGCTGGCGCGAATTCCCAGCGGGCGCTACGGCACGCCGGAAGAAATCGCAAACGTCGCGACGTTCCTGGTGAGCGACCAGGCGTCCTGGGTGACGGGGCAAACGATTGCCGTCGATGGCGGACAGACGCTCTGA
- a CDS encoding polysaccharide deacetylase family protein, giving the protein MTIEQSKTAPWQWPEEEWRRRVERVRAGRALKPRQWPGGARCAMALSFDSDHDTTDLRDGGESIGRLSQGQYGYRQGVPRMLDVLRTHDVKASFFVPAVTALLYPDEQRRVIAEGHEIAIHGWIHERNSELPPQDERELQMRSGDTLERITGVRPVGIRTPSWDFTPHTLAITREMGLLYDSSLMADVDCYELMMDGENSGVVELPVEWVRDDAVYFNMNRFASLRPHTPPSEVFDIFRRELDAAYAEGGLFQLTMHPHISGQRSRIWILEELIRHAKARKDVWFATHADVVRYVKSAA; this is encoded by the coding sequence ATGACGATCGAGCAATCCAAGACCGCACCCTGGCAGTGGCCCGAAGAAGAATGGCGGCGCCGGGTGGAGCGCGTTCGCGCGGGCCGCGCGCTCAAGCCGCGCCAGTGGCCGGGCGGCGCGCGTTGCGCGATGGCGCTGTCGTTCGACTCGGATCACGACACCACCGATTTGCGCGACGGCGGCGAGTCGATCGGCCGGCTCTCGCAAGGGCAGTACGGCTATCGCCAGGGCGTGCCGCGCATGCTCGATGTCCTGCGCACGCACGACGTGAAGGCGAGCTTTTTCGTGCCGGCGGTAACGGCCTTGCTTTATCCAGACGAGCAACGGCGCGTCATCGCCGAGGGCCACGAGATCGCGATCCACGGCTGGATCCACGAGCGCAATTCGGAGCTTCCGCCGCAGGACGAGCGCGAGCTGCAAATGCGCTCGGGCGATACCTTGGAGCGCATCACCGGCGTGCGTCCCGTCGGCATCCGCACGCCGTCGTGGGACTTCACGCCGCACACGCTCGCGATCACGCGCGAGATGGGGCTACTGTACGACTCCTCGCTCATGGCCGACGTGGATTGCTACGAGCTCATGATGGACGGCGAGAACTCCGGCGTGGTGGAGCTTCCGGTGGAGTGGGTGCGCGACGACGCGGTCTACTTCAACATGAACCGGTTCGCGTCGCTGCGCCCGCATACGCCGCCCAGCGAGGTGTTCGATATCTTCAGGCGCGAGCTCGATGCCGCGTACGCCGAGGGCGGGCTCTTCCAGCTCACCATGCACCCGCATATCAGCGGGCAGCGCTCGCGCATCTGGATCCTGGAGGAGCTGATCCGGCATGCGAAGGCGCGGAAGGACGTGTGGTTCGCGACCCATGCCGACGTGGTGCGCTACGTGAAGAGCGCCGCGTAG